TTGACCGTAAATCCATATTTCAGAATAGAGGTCGTTTAAGACATTAAAGTAATTTTTGTCGTTCCACTCTGCGCGAGTTGAGGCAGAGTCGTCCAGAATATCACGTAGTCCTAATACTACTTTAGTATTAGGGCGTGATGTTTTGAACCATTGCAGAACGGGCAGCACTTCCCCTTTGAGTCCGACTGGTACTTTGTCCACAATAAACAGATCTGGGTCGAATGATTTTGCCGTTGCGGTGATGATCTCTTGTCGTATTTCAAGTGCTTTTTGCGGATCAACTTTGATGGAGTGGGGGACATATACTGTGTTGCTTTGCTTAATCATACCGGGGATGCGCACAAAGTCGACTCCGTAAGGAATGGGGAATCGACCGGCAATAGGAGAGCCAGTAAGAATAAGAATAGTAACTCCCGGAGCACTCAGGTTTCGCGCAATAGCCATTGTTCTTCGAATGTGCCCAAGCCCGTACGTATCGTGGGAGTACATGAGGATATTATAAGTAGAACTCATGAGTAATTACTACACCTTGGTAAGAAGTTCGCAGAAGTACGCAAGTATGTAATTCTGTGAATCATTCCGATGAAAAATAACATTATTGTTTTTGTAATGAGGATACTGCGCGTTATTTTTTATCCGTCATAGGGATTGCCTGCCCTGTTGCGGCGAAGTGTTCTGGGGTTGTGGCGCTTGGGCGCACTATTTCACTTAATTCTGGAGAGGTCGAAGGTGATTCCTCATTATCGAGGCTTTCTTCAACTAGTGTCAGGTTTTCTTTATACAGCATGATATGCGGATGGATTTTATGAGCACGCTCAAATAGGCGCTTCGCGTGCGCATAGTTTTCATTTTCCCATGCGATGACACCTGTGTTGTTTAATGCGCTGGAGTGTTCGCTGTCGTAAAGAAGTGTCTGGCGGAATGCGTTTGCAGCATTATTGGATGTGCCTGTGAGAAAAGCACGCATGCCTTCGATGAACCAGCCTTCAGCCGGATTCAGGTCAACATAATTGATTCCCTGACATGGGCATCTGTCCACAGCACAGGGGGTAGCTCTCGTGTTAAGCTTTACGTGGTCATGAATGTTCCCCAGAACCGTCTTGTCTCCAGGGCAACGGAAGATTGTTCCGTCCGGTTCCATTCGGACAAAAGAGTGTCCGCTTTTGCAGTCGACCCCACGGAAATTGAAGACCATTTTTATTCCTGCTGCTGGATGACTTGTAAAAATGTTTTTGATCGCTGCGGAATAGTTTTGCGGATATTTGACTCCATTGAATATTCCTTTAAACGGGCGTGGGGTGATAGGAACCCCGTGGTCGCGGAAGAAAGCAACATCGTCTGGATATCGTTTTTCTAAGGACGGATGCAGTACGTAGTTTACCTTGATGGTAAAGCCTGCATCAGCAAGTGTGTGGTAGTTTTTAATGAATTGTGGAACACCATTTCGTTTTTCACGTTCTTCAATGTGCAGGGATGCATAGATGTCGTTTACACGGTGCGGAGAAATGGCGTCAGCAAATTCATTAACCTGTTTAGTAAGGCTTAAATTAGTATCAAGCCCTATGTAGTGGTTCTTTGTAATTGCTTTACAAAGGGAGACAAAATTGGGGTAGAGTAGCGGCTCACCTCCTGTCATTCCCACTAACCAACTGTTGTTATCCGTATTTAAAAAGTAGAGTAATGTATCTACTGAAATTGGATTTTTTATTTTGCCGTTCGTGTGCGGGAAATAACAGTAGGAACATTGAAAATTACAATTTCTTGTCATGTTCCAGATCATTGATTTGTTGTAATTAAGCATAGTTAATAAGCCTTGATGTGGTTTGCAAATAATAGGTTGAAGTGGTAGGGAACCACTTCATTTTTTCATAAAAAATATTCCTGTTTAAATAAGTCAGATTGCTTCTGATGCGAGTACGCCGTAGGAGATGTGGTATAATGGATTTACGTATTTTAGCAGAATTAAAAGAATATCTTGCAATAAAACAGCATACACCAGGCAGACTGAAAGTTAAGGTTGATTTGGCAATTCGTAATCATCCAAAGCTTCCTGAGTTACAGAATGCTGCCAAGGGCAACACTTCTGCTATCAAGAAGACCAATCTGAATGTTTTTACGCAGACATTGACTGTAGATTACGACAGCAACGTGTTGCCATACGAAGGGTTGCAGGAACTGCTTACCAGTAGCGACCCTGAAAGAGTTGCACAGCTGGCAACAGAGCTTTCGGAACAAGTGACTGCGTAGTCGCTGTAGCTTCAATATGCTCTAGTAAAAAGATACAATTGCTGAACCCCGCAGATAGTACTATCTGCGGGGTTTTTTTGTTATTATAAATAGTAATAATATGTTGGTATTGTTAGTAAAAAAAGGCTGGATGTGGCTTTGCGGAAAGTTGTAGCAGCTTCTAGACGGAGAAACGCTTTAGAAACTGTGCCAATATATTGCAATTAATTTTGTTTTCCGTATGACTAAGAATACAGAGCATCCGTAATCTCATTCTTGTTTCATAATAGATGACAAATGTAGGGCTTTCTGGGTGAGGAGAGAACGTGTCGTTACCCTCAGGTAGAACGCATCGGAAAGAATGGACTGGGCTTATTCAGTGTTGTTTTTATGGTCTTATCAGGAGAATTTCATGCCCGATGTTTCAGGAAAGAATAGACAGGCATTGTCGCTGGATGATGAAGAGCAGTGTACTGGACGTTTGGAGCGTTTCGTAAAAAAAGAATCTTGCCAAACTGAAGAGTTGCATTGTGCTGTAGCTACTTGCTCTTCGCAGTCTATTCTTTTGGCTAAGCTGAATGCGATACTGAAAGAGCAGGCTGAGCAGAGCAAAAGACAGCAGCAAGCGTTGGCTGAAAGTGAAGAGCGATTTAAAAATATTTTTCTGAATAAACATGGAATTCGGTTTTTATGGGATGCGGAAACATGCTGCATTGAAGAGGCAAATATTGGTGCTGCCAAATTTTATGGATATGCGCTTGATACAATGATCGGGCAATCTGTGCAGCAGGTTACAGGCATGTCGAACTCTGCTGTTCAGGACAGAGTTGAAGAGGTCAAGCGATCAGGGCAAGCGTCATTTACTTCCTTGCACAGACAGGCTGATGGTGAAATGCGCTATGTGGAAGTGCACTTTGTCGGTGCGAAAGATAAAAATCGTAGGCTGATATATTCATTTACTATCGATATAAGTGAGCGGATTGAGGCTGAACGTAAGGTGCACGAGCATAAAAACAATCTCAAAGCACTTATGAACTCAACTAGTGACTGCGCGTTGCTGATCGACACTTCTGGGCAGGTTATTACAATGAATCAGGCAGCGCATAAAGAATTCAATGCTCCTGATTCGGATCTCTCGGATGTTAATATCTTCATGACGTTGGATGAACGGATTGCAAGCGCATGGCGTGGTGCATTTGATGGTGTGCTGGCAATGGGTACGGCGGAGCATATTGAAACAGACGGTGGCACTTGTTGGAGCGTATCCTTTTATCCTGTATTTACAGAAAGTTTAGATATTAGAGCCGTGGCGATTTACGCAAAGGACGTCACTGTAGAAAAACGCACGGCAGAGCAAATGAAACAACTTTCGAAGAGAGTACTGTCTGCGCAGGAGAGTGAGCGAAAACGTATCGGGCGTGAATTGCACGATAGTACTGCACAGACGATATCCGGTATAAAATATATGCTGGAAAGCGAAGTTGCGCGTATGGAACGCGGGGGCGAGGCAGACTCGACACGGTTGTCCAAGATGATTGAACTATTGCAGGGCGCTAGCGCTGAATTGCGACACATCATAATGGCATTGCGTCCTACCATACTTGATGACTTAGGATTGATATCCGCGTTGCGCTGGCTGTTGAATGAGGCAGCGCTTATGCATTCGGATATTTCATTTAGCAGCACATTTGACCTGTCAGAACAGGTGTTTTCTGAATTGCAGAAAACGGTGTTGTTCCGAGTGGCACAAGAGGCATTGTCGAACGCAATACGACATAGTCAGGGCGACAATGTATCATTACATATTAAGCAGGAAGCTGAAAGTTGCGTGCTGTATGTGCAGGATAACGGTAAAGGGTTCGTTGTGGATGCCTGTACAAAATCTGGTGTCGGATTGGGCAGTATGCGCGAAAGAGTGGAGCTAGCAAATGGTATTCTTGATATTCTTTCTGTAGAGGGAGAAGGCACGCTAGTTCGAGCAGCAGTTCCCGTCTGTGTAACTGATGTTGTAGAATAAGTATTATTTTAGAATGTTGGAAATAGATCGAGAAAGGCGCACATATTGAAATAGTTACTGTTTTTTCTACATGGGATTGTGTGGTTGTGTTGTCGTATTTACGCACTCTTGCGGGTAACCATCGCATACGAGTACACTGGAAAGCAGTCGATATTTGTGCATTATCTGATTAGACATTATTTTTAGTCTCAATTATCATTACAGCTAATTAGGGCGTGCCTCTAACGTGTAACGTTGTGCAGCAGTCTTTTTTTCCTCCACACTGGGTATTAGCAAAATATTTTTTTCAACGTAGCCTTGCTATGTTTCGAACGTATTTGTCTTTTCAGTCTTGGAAGAAACGAAGGTGGTTAGTTCATCTGCACATACAAATTAGCAACACGCCCAAGAACTATTTTGCATTTACTAACTTCGCAGGAGGAGCGGGTGGCAGATTCTACACCTGTTTGCCAGATAACTTGTGTTCATGAAGAGGCTGTAGCCAAGGTGCAACAGGCTATGCTTCCTGATGAACATTTGAGCAGCCTTTCAGAGATGTTCAAAATTTTGGGTGATAGAACACGTATGCGTATTTTGCATGCGTTGTCTCATCATGAATTATGTGTATGTGACCTTGTGACAATTATTGGCATGAGCCAGCCTGCTGTTTCGCACCAGTTGCGTTTGTTGCGAACAGCAAAATTGGTACGCTATCGTAAAGTTGGAAAAAACGTGTACTACTCTCTTGCGGACGATCATGTGATTGTGCTGCTTGCAACGGCTTTGGAACATGTTCTGGAAGAGTAAAAATCGTCGAAATACACCATAATAAATGGGGATTCAGGCATGCTTGCATGGTTTTGAATCCCTTTTTTTATGGTTAATGGTACGAATACACGTGAGCATTATTTTCGGAAATTCTTTATATATTTCAAGTGACGTTGGTAAGGTGCTTTTTTCTTAGAGGAGCATTTTGGGTTTACAGATGATTATGAGCTTGCTATCAAGTGTGAGATTGGTCTGACCAATCTTGCACAGTGTATGTCCACTCATGCTATAGTGTGCTGCATATGTAAGGAGTCGATATGTCACCAACGAAAAAGATCGTGAAGGCGCAAAATCCAAACCAGCGAAGAGTGCATGAAAGTATTGTAAAGCAATTGCATGACCTCATAACCCGTGGGGAATTTCCTCCGGGCAAGCGCCTTCCCTCAGAGCGTAAGCTGGCAGAAATTTTTGCAGTATCTCGTCACGGCGTGCGTGAGGCATTACGCAAGCTGGAAGAACAGGGACTAGTGTTTTCCCGACAAGGTGACGGGACGTATGTACGCAAAATAGAAGAAGTACAAGGCAGAAAGCCCGTTGCGGCGGCACTTGATAGAAATAAGTGCCGGTATGTTGAGGTACTTGAGCTACGCAAGGTCATAGAACCGCAGATAGCAGCACTTGCTGCACGGTACATAACGGAAGAAGAACTGGCTGAGTTGCGACGTGTCCTTGATGAGCAGATTGATGAGATTGCTCAGGGGCGAAACGGTGCCGAAGCTGACTGTGAATTTCATAAACTTATTGCTGCCGGAACTAGAAACAGCGTGATGCTGGAAATGGTGACACGTATTCACGACATTGTGGCGCAAAGCCTCGAATTTACTTTAGAGAACAGCCACCGAAGGCACTGGGCAGTTGAAACACATGAGCGCATATTGCGTGCCCTTGAAAATAAAGATCCTGAAACCGCACGTAAAGAAATGTATGAACATATAGCCTATGTAGAATCGCTTGCACTTTCTGAATTGGAAGAGGAAGAGTAAATCTATACATGCGGCTGCAAATAGTGTTCGGAGTTGTTTGGTTGAACTATCTTTCAGTGGAATACATATGCAGAGCGGGCAGCAGTGTACGTTACTGCACGATGCGTTGACGCTGGAAGGTATGGTGTGACTGGTATCAATCTGGAAATGGAGAGTGAGTATGATTTCTGTAATGCTGTTGTATCTGGCTGTCGGTGCGTTTGCAGGTGTATTAGCCGGTCTGCTGGGTATCGGTGGGGGACTGGTAATTGTTCCACTGCTCGTCTTTAGTTTTACGCTGCAAGGAATTCCTCAAGAAGTGCTTATGCACCTTGCGTTGGGTACGTCTCTTGCCTCTATTATATTCACATCAATTGCCAGCTTTAGAGCGCACAGTAAGCGCGGCGCTGTCCGCTGGGATGTATTCAGATTGATTACACCGGGGATTATTATTGGTAGCTTTTTCGGTGCAGAAATCGCCTCCCGTATGTCTTCTGGAGTACTAAAGGGCATTTTTGTGTGTTTCCTTTACTACGTCGGGACACAAATGCTGCTGGGAATTAAGCCGAAAGCAAGCCGTGAATTACCGGGTAAGGCAGGCATTACTGGTGTCGGCGGTGTGATCGGCACGGTATCTAGTATTGTAGGTATCGGCGGCGGCACTATTTCTGTACCGTTTCTTTCATTTTGTAATGTGCCGATGCATGTTGCTATCGGTACAGCTTCTGCAATTGGGTTCCCTATAGCTGTAGCATCCACCATCGGGTATATTTTTACTGGTTTTTCTGACCCTGTGACTCCTGCGTATTCGCTGGGGTATGTATACCTTCCAGCACTTATCGGAATTATCAGTGCAAGCTGGTTTACTGCGCCGCTTGGAGCTAAGCTTGCTCACTCATTGCCAGTGGCAAAACTGTCGAAAATTTTTGCGGTGTTGCTCTTTGTGGTTGGAACAAAAATGTTGTTCAGCTTGTTTTAATTGATAGAAGTAGATTGAATATATAAAGGCACTCTATCCATGTTAGATAGAGTGCCTTTTTTTGTTTGCAATGCTAAGGGAATGTGCAAGTTGGCGGTTGTTATTTTTACGCAGCCACAATACAGATTGTTGTAAAATTAGTTCTTGAAAAACACATAAGTATTGACTGCGGCTATGGTGTTAGATTGTGCCGTACAATTGACGACTCGAAGAATTTGCAAAAAAAATTCAGCCTGTTGATATGTGCAGGCTGTGAATACGTTGAGGGGAGTTATGAAATCATTTTTTCGTCTTTGCATGACAGGGCTGGCGTGCCTGTGCTTACTGTTTGCTGCCGGATGTGGTTCTGAAGAAAAACAGCAGGCTGTAAACGACTTGAGCTGGGATGAGCATGTAGAGCGTGCAAAAGGGACAACAGTTCGATTTTATATGTACGGCGGCATGAACAACGTAAACGACTGGGTTGATACTGTGGTAGCACCAGCAGTGAAAAAAAACTATGGCGTGACGCTTGAACGTGTACCCATGAGTGCTCCAGTCTTTATGAATAAAATGCTGGCAGAGAAAAGTGCTGGCAAAAAAACTGGCAGCATCGATTTATTATGGATTAACGGAGAGAATTTCAAAAACGCACGAAAAGCAGATTTGCTTGCTGGTCCTGTTACGCATTTGCTGCCTAATTTTGCAAAGTACGTGAATCAAGATGAAGCCGCGACAGACTTTGGATACCCTGTGGAAGGCTATGAAGCGCCATATGGTCGTGCACAATTTGTTTTTGAATATGACAGTGCCCGAACACCGAATCCGCCGACATCGTTTGTTGAACTTAAAGAATGGGTGAAGCAACATCCCGGGCGATTTACCTATCCATCTCCACCGGATTTTACGGGGTCTGCATTTATCCGTCAGGCTTTTTATGCTGTGACAGGCGGTCATGAACAGTACCTTGGTGGCTTTGATAAGGCACTGTTTGATGCCAATGCACCTAAGCTTTGGGCGTATCTTAACGAAATTTCTCCATACCTGTGGCAGAAAGGGCAAGCATATCCTAAAGACCCTGCTTTTCAGGCAACACTTTTTTCCCGTGGTGAGATTGATTTGATGATGGCATACCACCCGACCCATGCACAAAATCGAATTTTAGACGGAACATATCCCGAAAGTGTCCGAACTTTTGTCATGAAAGAAGGTTCAATTTACAATACGCACTTCACCGCTATTCCAAACAATGCTTCCAATGCCTCCGGTGCATTGGTTGTGATGAACTACTTATTGTCACCGGAAGCTCAGCTTTCTAAGTTTTCGCCAAAAGTCTGGGGAGATTTCCCTGTGCTGGATATGCAGAAGTTATCACCGGAACAGGCTGCACAGTTTGCAGACGTAGAACTAGGAGTAGCAACATTGAAGCCTGCTGAATTGGGGGCTGTGGCGGTTCCCGAGATTCCTTCAGAGTGGCTGGAAGCCCTTGAAAAAGGGTGGGAGAAGCATGTTCTTAAAAAGTAGTACTGCG
The nucleotide sequence above comes from Halodesulfovibrio sp.. Encoded proteins:
- a CDS encoding ABC transporter substrate-binding protein: MKSFFRLCMTGLACLCLLFAAGCGSEEKQQAVNDLSWDEHVERAKGTTVRFYMYGGMNNVNDWVDTVVAPAVKKNYGVTLERVPMSAPVFMNKMLAEKSAGKKTGSIDLLWINGENFKNARKADLLAGPVTHLLPNFAKYVNQDEAATDFGYPVEGYEAPYGRAQFVFEYDSARTPNPPTSFVELKEWVKQHPGRFTYPSPPDFTGSAFIRQAFYAVTGGHEQYLGGFDKALFDANAPKLWAYLNEISPYLWQKGQAYPKDPAFQATLFSRGEIDLMMAYHPTHAQNRILDGTYPESVRTFVMKEGSIYNTHFTAIPNNASNASGALVVMNYLLSPEAQLSKFSPKVWGDFPVLDMQKLSPEQAAQFADVELGVATLKPAELGAVAVPEIPSEWLEALEKGWEKHVLKK
- a CDS encoding FadR/GntR family transcriptional regulator, translating into MSPTKKIVKAQNPNQRRVHESIVKQLHDLITRGEFPPGKRLPSERKLAEIFAVSRHGVREALRKLEEQGLVFSRQGDGTYVRKIEEVQGRKPVAAALDRNKCRYVEVLELRKVIEPQIAALAARYITEEELAELRRVLDEQIDEIAQGRNGAEADCEFHKLIAAGTRNSVMLEMVTRIHDIVAQSLEFTLENSHRRHWAVETHERILRALENKDPETARKEMYEHIAYVESLALSELEEEE
- a CDS encoding metalloregulator ArsR/SmtB family transcription factor: MADSTPVCQITCVHEEAVAKVQQAMLPDEHLSSLSEMFKILGDRTRMRILHALSHHELCVCDLVTIIGMSQPAVSHQLRLLRTAKLVRYRKVGKNVYYSLADDHVIVLLATALEHVLEE
- a CDS encoding PAS domain S-box protein — translated: MPDVSGKNRQALSLDDEEQCTGRLERFVKKESCQTEELHCAVATCSSQSILLAKLNAILKEQAEQSKRQQQALAESEERFKNIFLNKHGIRFLWDAETCCIEEANIGAAKFYGYALDTMIGQSVQQVTGMSNSAVQDRVEEVKRSGQASFTSLHRQADGEMRYVEVHFVGAKDKNRRLIYSFTIDISERIEAERKVHEHKNNLKALMNSTSDCALLIDTSGQVITMNQAAHKEFNAPDSDLSDVNIFMTLDERIASAWRGAFDGVLAMGTAEHIETDGGTCWSVSFYPVFTESLDIRAVAIYAKDVTVEKRTAEQMKQLSKRVLSAQESERKRIGRELHDSTAQTISGIKYMLESEVARMERGGEADSTRLSKMIELLQGASAELRHIIMALRPTILDDLGLISALRWLLNEAALMHSDISFSSTFDLSEQVFSELQKTVLFRVAQEALSNAIRHSQGDNVSLHIKQEAESCVLYVQDNGKGFVVDACTKSGVGLGSMRERVELANGILDILSVEGEGTLVRAAVPVCVTDVVE
- a CDS encoding sulfite exporter TauE/SafE family protein, whose product is MISVMLLYLAVGAFAGVLAGLLGIGGGLVIVPLLVFSFTLQGIPQEVLMHLALGTSLASIIFTSIASFRAHSKRGAVRWDVFRLITPGIIIGSFFGAEIASRMSSGVLKGIFVCFLYYVGTQMLLGIKPKASRELPGKAGITGVGGVIGTVSSIVGIGGGTISVPFLSFCNVPMHVAIGTASAIGFPIAVASTIGYIFTGFSDPVTPAYSLGYVYLPALIGIISASWFTAPLGAKLAHSLPVAKLSKIFAVLLFVVGTKMLFSLF
- a CDS encoding radical SAM protein; translation: MLNYNKSMIWNMTRNCNFQCSYCYFPHTNGKIKNPISVDTLLYFLNTDNNSWLVGMTGGEPLLYPNFVSLCKAITKNHYIGLDTNLSLTKQVNEFADAISPHRVNDIYASLHIEEREKRNGVPQFIKNYHTLADAGFTIKVNYVLHPSLEKRYPDDVAFFRDHGVPITPRPFKGIFNGVKYPQNYSAAIKNIFTSHPAAGIKMVFNFRGVDCKSGHSFVRMEPDGTIFRCPGDKTVLGNIHDHVKLNTRATPCAVDRCPCQGINYVDLNPAEGWFIEGMRAFLTGTSNNAANAFRQTLLYDSEHSSALNNTGVIAWENENYAHAKRLFERAHKIHPHIMLYKENLTLVEESLDNEESPSTSPELSEIVRPSATTPEHFAATGQAIPMTDKK